A genomic stretch from Bacillus sp. N1-1 includes:
- the csrA gene encoding carbon storage regulator CsrA yields the protein MLVLGRKKGESIVINDEIELKIISIDGDTVKLGVEAPKNIAIHRKEVYEAIQSENKLAAMQEFSLEDLKEFRKKTSS from the coding sequence ATGCTCGTACTTGGACGTAAAAAAGGCGAATCGATTGTCATTAATGATGAAATAGAACTTAAGATTATTAGCATTGACGGCGATACGGTGAAGCTTGGTGTAGAAGCACCGAAGAATATTGCCATCCACCGAAAAGAAGTATATGAAGCGATTCAATCGGAAAATAAGCTTGCGGCGATGCAGGAGTTTAGCCTGGAGGATTTGAAGGAGTTCAGGAAAAAAACGAGTTCATAG
- a CDS encoding VOC family protein — translation MSFFEGVYQVNIRVRDIKNAVNWYEEMLGLHVTKNYGGTVVLGVGEGQTAICLIELKEGEELPSAESSSSYPVLHLAEKHAKTFKNVLRERGVTVDEEAGVAHFKFYDPDGNGLEAYLPGIYEKEE, via the coding sequence ATGAGTTTCTTTGAAGGCGTTTATCAAGTGAACATTCGTGTACGGGATATAAAGAATGCAGTGAACTGGTATGAAGAAATGCTCGGTCTTCATGTGACAAAGAACTATGGTGGTACCGTGGTGCTTGGCGTTGGTGAAGGGCAGACGGCGATTTGTTTGATTGAGTTGAAGGAAGGGGAAGAGCTTCCTTCGGCTGAATCGAGCAGCTCATATCCTGTGCTTCATCTAGCAGAGAAGCATGCGAAAACGTTTAAGAATGTGCTACGAGAGCGTGGCGTCACGGTTGATGAAGAGGCTGGAGTGGCTCATTTTAAGTTTTATGATCCGGATGGGAATGGACTTGAGGCTTATTTGCCTGGGATTTATGAGAAGGAAGAGTAA
- a CDS encoding flagellar assembly protein FliW — protein sequence MKLHTARFGEMDVTEERLVTFESGIPGLEHFTTYCLLPADDKDESPFYFLQSTEESGLCFFLADPFSFYPNYEVNLDDSTLAQLNLSDPAHALVLSILTVQGSLKEATMNLKAPLIFNTEERTGKQLVLKQEYGIKEPLLKQVNTEEAE from the coding sequence ATGAAATTACATACTGCACGCTTTGGAGAAATGGACGTCACCGAAGAACGTCTCGTCACGTTTGAAAGTGGCATCCCTGGCCTTGAGCACTTTACAACTTACTGTCTATTACCCGCCGATGACAAAGATGAGTCTCCTTTTTACTTTTTACAATCAACAGAAGAAAGCGGCCTTTGCTTTTTCCTCGCGGATCCGTTTTCCTTTTACCCAAATTATGAAGTAAACCTTGATGACAGCACGCTCGCTCAGCTAAATCTATCCGATCCAGCCCACGCGCTCGTGCTCTCGATTCTTACGGTTCAGGGCTCATTAAAAGAAGCGACAATGAATTTAAAAGCACCGCTTATATTTAACACCGAAGAACGCACTGGAAAACAACTTGTCCTCAAACAGGAGTATGGCATCAAAGAACCTCTCTTAAAGCAAGTGAACACAGAGGAGGCGGAGTAA
- the pxpB gene encoding 5-oxoprolinase subunit PxpB has protein sequence MKITFYPLGEAAVKCCFHEDVSTGLTNNIQSFCQKLHHNHAGITEWVPAYDSVAVYYDPWKLSYEEITNVLQPIANEIDVNHQKTNTVITIPTVYGSDYGPDLENLAAATNLSTTEVIDLHTKRHYLINMIGFLPGFPYLSGIDERLAMPRLENPRKSVPAGSVGIAESQTGIYPLASPGGWNIIGRTPLKLFDAEKEEPFLFEQGDYLRFTSITEDEFKRIQQEIEDGTYELECREESE, from the coding sequence ATGAAGATCACCTTTTATCCGCTCGGTGAAGCAGCTGTGAAATGCTGTTTTCATGAAGACGTTTCAACTGGCCTTACGAATAACATTCAATCGTTTTGTCAAAAGCTTCACCACAATCATGCTGGCATTACGGAATGGGTACCTGCCTATGACTCTGTGGCCGTTTACTATGATCCGTGGAAGCTTTCGTATGAAGAAATCACTAACGTCCTTCAACCTATCGCAAACGAAATTGATGTAAATCACCAGAAAACGAATACGGTGATTACCATTCCAACTGTTTACGGGAGCGACTATGGTCCGGACCTTGAAAATCTCGCAGCTGCTACCAACCTTTCCACAACAGAAGTGATCGACTTACATACGAAGCGCCACTACCTCATTAATATGATCGGCTTTTTACCAGGCTTTCCTTACTTAAGCGGAATTGATGAACGACTCGCGATGCCGCGCCTTGAAAACCCAAGGAAGTCTGTTCCAGCCGGATCGGTTGGTATTGCGGAAAGTCAGACGGGCATTTACCCGCTCGCTTCACCCGGCGGCTGGAATATTATCGGGCGCACACCGCTCAAGCTTTTTGATGCTGAAAAAGAAGAGCCGTTTCTGTTTGAGCAGGGCGATTATTTACGGTTTACTTCGATCACAGAAGATGAATTTAAGCGCATTCAGCAAGAAATTGAGGATGGCACGTACGAACTTGAATGCAGGGAGGAATCCGAATGA